A portion of the Halobacillus ihumii genome contains these proteins:
- a CDS encoding tyrosine-type recombinase/integrase yields MIEQNFIEMFIEEMNEEGRSEATVRNYVYDLKYFNKWAQENVEEFDPAQRGTGGVPTHKQAFKKYATHLKNSGAKPATINRRLQSLRTFFNVMKRKGHVEANPMDGIKPKKVAKQNETKWLDRNQVKAIFDEIKRIANDKKRVKYHAIFSLMVNAGLRVDELVNLKENEVDFENKLITVTNGKGEKFRHVPLNKATAQSVRHWLLYREDLDVESDFLFPSERSPQMTTRGVQHMAGRLNENLKFHFTVHQLRHTFLKNVADTTGKIEIVASLAGHDSVDTSRRYIEPSMKEIAEALNGNEYDF; encoded by the coding sequence ATGATTGAACAAAACTTCATTGAAATGTTTATCGAAGAAATGAACGAAGAAGGACGAAGCGAAGCAACCGTTAGAAATTACGTGTATGATTTGAAATACTTCAATAAATGGGCGCAAGAAAACGTTGAAGAATTCGACCCCGCCCAACGGGGGACGGGGGGCGTTCCGACCCATAAGCAAGCATTCAAAAAATACGCAACTCATTTGAAAAACTCGGGTGCGAAACCTGCAACGATAAACCGACGGTTGCAATCATTACGGACGTTCTTCAACGTAATGAAACGAAAGGGTCACGTCGAAGCGAATCCAATGGACGGAATCAAGCCGAAGAAGGTCGCCAAGCAAAACGAAACAAAATGGCTTGACCGTAATCAAGTAAAAGCAATCTTTGACGAAATCAAACGCATTGCAAACGACAAGAAGCGGGTCAAGTATCACGCTATATTTTCGCTTATGGTCAACGCAGGATTACGGGTTGACGAATTGGTGAACCTGAAGGAAAACGAAGTTGATTTCGAAAATAAATTGATTACGGTTACAAACGGAAAGGGCGAAAAGTTTCGACACGTTCCATTAAATAAAGCAACGGCGCAAAGCGTTAGGCATTGGCTTTTATATCGTGAAGACTTGGACGTTGAAAGCGACTTCCTATTTCCAAGTGAACGTTCGCCACAAATGACGACAAGGGGCGTTCAACATATGGCGGGTAGGTTAAACGAAAATCTAAAGTTCCATTTTACCGTTCACCAATTGCGGCATACTTTCTTGAAAAATGTTGCGGATACAACGGGAAAGATTGAAATTGTCGCAAGCTTGGCGGGTCATGATTCGGTTGATACGTCCCGACGATATATTGAACCGTCAATGAAAGAAATCGCTGAAGCGTTAAACGGAAATGAATACGATTTTTAA
- a CDS encoding SprT-like domain-containing protein: MMNGKQLFEAAEKFLFDNFGMAIEVPIEINKRLKSTFGYFQFSGNQPKKISMSYEFVKNQPNKIVLDVLYHECVHYALFMQGKPFHDGDVTFKRTVDRLGVSRTGTYRFKGVGHLYRCKNDVCGKKFTKKMKGYDKRYICAKCKSRFEYLGEVEI, encoded by the coding sequence ATGATGAACGGAAAACAATTGTTTGAAGCTGCCGAAAAATTTCTATTCGATAATTTCGGAATGGCTATCGAAGTTCCAATCGAAATTAATAAACGACTGAAATCAACGTTTGGATATTTTCAGTTTAGCGGAAACCAACCGAAGAAAATATCAATGTCGTATGAGTTCGTAAAAAATCAACCAAATAAAATCGTTCTTGACGTCTTATATCATGAATGCGTTCATTACGCTTTATTTATGCAAGGGAAGCCGTTTCACGACGGCGACGTTACGTTCAAGCGAACCGTTGACCGCCTTGGTGTAAGTCGAACGGGAACATACCGCTTCAAAGGCGTCGGGCATTTGTACCGTTGTAAAAACGACGTTTGCGGGAAGAAGTTCACGAAGAAAATGAAAGGCTATGACAAACGGTATATTTGCGCCAAATGCAAAAGCCGCTTCGAATACCTTGGTGAAGTTGAGATTTAA
- the terL gene encoding phage terminase large subunit has protein sequence MNENVGIVDRKYIVDQTARKKRMKLIAEAIELLSRLRKENGNLNERQTNQLIDYMEELKALNRIDKSDGDTLYFAYEYFSEERNPENGGNLIPEGIEIDDAPEFHTELTGIMNVVSNEEINKRVAWSAPRGHAKSAYLSNIFPVHQIAFGKRHYLLIISETDAAAKKFVEWIGDEMKHNEKLRNDFGELLSPEKSRNEKDNEHGFLTTTGTMVEAASIGKQLRGKRNGAHRPDLVICDDLESSKNTNTPELIEKNIHWFNSVVIPIGEPDRTAFIYMGTAVTAEGLLQHVMGRSDFHSKKFAAIVEEPDRGDLWDEYESILRDQENENRKEEAEEFFERNKEEMEKGHEVLWSGRWNYKALIHEKVNMGSRAFNSEFMNNPIDTENAIFRPDELTYFDYEEKHEKERFFEYFTAWDIAMGKNKNSDYNAIVTVARDKRTGVYYIVEAWAKKVPAHQALNKALEVMKKYNPKVFMIETVAAQHDFYRQLKAAMPKEGIYRTKLLPVQSRTKKEERIEALEPLVENGALRFMRHQRLLLEQLEQFPNGVNDDLPDALQMAIEAGTKMRRLTHYKKPKGI, from the coding sequence ATGAACGAGAATGTCGGCATTGTTGACCGAAAATATATCGTTGACCAAACGGCACGAAAGAAACGAATGAAACTAATCGCCGAAGCTATCGAATTATTGTCACGGCTTCGGAAGGAAAACGGAAACTTGAACGAAAGGCAAACGAATCAATTGATTGATTATATGGAAGAACTGAAAGCGTTGAACCGTATTGATAAGAGCGACGGCGACACGCTTTATTTTGCGTATGAATACTTTTCGGAAGAACGAAACCCTGAAAACGGCGGGAACCTTATTCCTGAAGGAATCGAAATTGACGACGCCCCTGAATTCCATACGGAACTTACGGGGATTATGAACGTTGTTTCAAACGAAGAAATCAACAAAAGGGTTGCGTGGTCTGCCCCACGGGGTCATGCGAAATCGGCGTATCTTTCGAATATCTTCCCCGTTCACCAAATTGCATTCGGCAAGCGGCACTATCTTTTGATTATTTCAGAAACGGACGCCGCCGCCAAAAAATTCGTTGAATGGATTGGTGACGAAATGAAGCATAACGAAAAGCTTCGAAATGACTTCGGGGAATTATTGTCGCCTGAAAAATCACGAAATGAAAAAGATAACGAACACGGATTCTTGACGACAACGGGAACAATGGTCGAAGCCGCTTCAATTGGGAAACAGTTACGGGGTAAACGTAACGGCGCACACCGTCCCGATCTGGTAATTTGTGACGATTTAGAATCTTCTAAAAATACAAATACGCCTGAACTGATTGAGAAAAATATTCATTGGTTCAATTCGGTTGTTATTCCAATCGGTGAACCTGACCGAACCGCATTTATTTACATGGGAACGGCGGTCACGGCTGAAGGATTATTGCAACACGTTATGGGTCGAAGTGATTTCCATTCGAAGAAGTTCGCCGCAATTGTCGAAGAACCTGACAGGGGCGATTTATGGGACGAATACGAATCCATTCTTCGAGATCAAGAGAACGAAAACCGAAAAGAAGAAGCGGAAGAATTTTTTGAGCGGAACAAAGAAGAAATGGAAAAGGGTCATGAAGTTCTTTGGTCTGGACGTTGGAATTATAAAGCGTTGATTCACGAAAAGGTAAACATGGGAAGCAGGGCGTTCAATTCCGAATTTATGAACAATCCTATCGACACGGAAAACGCAATCTTCCGACCTGATGAACTAACGTATTTCGATTATGAAGAAAAGCACGAAAAGGAACGTTTCTTCGAATACTTCACGGCATGGGATATTGCAATGGGTAAAAATAAAAATTCCGACTATAACGCAATTGTAACCGTCGCCCGTGATAAACGAACGGGCGTTTATTATATCGTCGAAGCGTGGGCGAAAAAAGTACCCGCTCACCAAGCGTTGAATAAAGCGTTAGAAGTTATGAAGAAATACAATCCGAAAGTCTTCATGATTGAAACAGTCGCAGCGCAACACGACTTCTATCGTCAACTGAAAGCGGCAATGCCGAAAGAAGGAATCTATCGAACGAAACTTCTTCCTGTTCAATCAAGGACGAAAAAAGAAGAACGTATTGAAGCACTTGAACCGCTTGTTGAAAACGGTGCGCTTCGTTTCATGCGTCACCAACGTTTGTTGCTTGAACAACTTGAACAATTTCCAAACGGCGTCAACGACGACTTGCCTGACGCTTTACAAATGGCAATTGAAGCAGGAACGAAAATGCGCCGATTGACGCATTACAAAAAACCGAAAGGAATCTAA
- a CDS encoding phage portal protein, protein MALFKTGEYYPPIGHRERIERYAQNKKLFLGDHYDVFERLQNVPSDSVYISSNLAGLICKKSADFLFGEPPTFSAGREDESEEQKAIDRIVEQNDLNMKLQQSATGNAFRGDSFLKIRWGQKWGGKVPKKFDPFRVIIEPQNPKYVFPEVSEGDASEIEVVHVAYPTVVEGTGDEEWILHVESHYPNRIEYSKFEIMPFDTSGMKVVEWKIQNEIKSERRTVQTGVPFPLVVHIPNYSTDDDWQGIDDLSEHKPMFDEINNRLTRIAEILDKHADPSIAVPAGVLGEDESGNPVFAVGRDKVFEIMGKDDIVPQYITWDGQLQAAFEELDRVTEMLLVNAEIPALALGKGDSGTSGSSGLSIKFRMNSLLSKINRKRQFYNKGLKKMFMIAQMLEHEKLGSKANYDIVEPTIHFKDGLPQDDAELANIMNVRTGGKPTISQKTALMRIDGLTEEQAEAELQRMEEDAEKEDERNSEMFASPSAFQTPLESEDDNSNQEDNDESGE, encoded by the coding sequence ATGGCATTATTTAAGACAGGCGAATATTATCCGCCAATTGGTCACAGGGAACGAATCGAACGTTATGCACAAAACAAAAAATTATTTCTTGGCGACCATTACGACGTTTTCGAAAGGCTGCAAAATGTTCCGTCGGATTCCGTTTATATTTCTTCGAATCTTGCGGGCTTAATTTGCAAGAAATCCGCAGACTTTTTATTTGGTGAACCGCCAACATTTTCGGCAGGTCGTGAAGATGAATCGGAAGAACAAAAAGCGATTGACCGAATTGTTGAACAAAATGATTTGAATATGAAGCTGCAACAATCCGCAACAGGAAATGCGTTCCGTGGCGATTCTTTTTTAAAAATTCGTTGGGGTCAAAAGTGGGGCGGAAAAGTACCGAAGAAATTCGACCCGTTCCGTGTAATCATTGAACCGCAGAATCCGAAATATGTATTTCCTGAAGTTAGTGAAGGTGACGCTTCAGAAATCGAAGTTGTTCACGTTGCATATCCGACAGTAGTCGAAGGAACAGGCGACGAAGAATGGATTCTTCACGTTGAATCGCATTATCCGAACCGAATCGAATATTCCAAGTTCGAAATTATGCCGTTCGATACTTCAGGAATGAAAGTTGTGGAATGGAAGATTCAAAACGAAATTAAAAGCGAACGCCGCACGGTTCAAACAGGCGTCCCGTTTCCGCTTGTCGTTCACATTCCGAACTATTCGACTGACGACGATTGGCAAGGGATAGACGATTTGTCCGAACATAAACCAATGTTTGACGAAATCAACAACCGCTTGACCCGTATCGCTGAAATTCTCGACAAACACGCTGACCCGTCAATTGCGGTTCCTGCTGGTGTACTTGGCGAAGACGAAAGCGGAAATCCTGTTTTTGCGGTTGGTCGTGACAAGGTATTCGAAATCATGGGTAAAGACGATATTGTTCCGCAGTATATCACATGGGACGGACAACTTCAGGCAGCGTTTGAAGAACTCGACAGGGTGACGGAAATGTTGCTTGTAAACGCTGAAATTCCCGCCCTTGCGTTAGGGAAAGGCGATTCAGGAACGTCGGGGTCTTCAGGTCTTTCAATTAAATTTCGAATGAATTCGTTGCTTTCAAAGATTAATAGGAAGCGTCAATTCTATAATAAAGGCTTGAAGAAAATGTTTATGATTGCACAAATGCTTGAACATGAAAAGTTAGGAAGTAAAGCAAATTATGACATTGTTGAACCTACCATTCATTTCAAGGACGGTTTACCGCAAGACGACGCCGAACTTGCGAATATCATGAACGTTCGAACAGGCGGCAAGCCGACAATCAGTCAAAAAACCGCACTCATGCGAATCGACGGATTGACCGAAGAACAAGCGGAAGCGGAACTTCAACGTATGGAAGAAGACGCCGAAAAGGAAGACGAACGAAATTCCGAAATGTTCGCAAGCCCTTCCGCATTTCAAACGCCGCTTGAATCGGAAGACGACAATTCAAATCAAGAAGACAATGACGAAAGTGGGGAATAA
- a CDS encoding phage minor capsid protein, translating to MAKPKWDLELPEYEEEIDFLVRIYGKAIEDILNRILELSTYGKDKEISQAQMRKVLAYVASRLRTVDKESEEWAKEKIETAFKLGQAETIVALGEAASFDEAIGMVAASETIVDARRQLVTDTYKDLLQANNKMKEETIKMVRNVVREQQAKSAAMNQGRRSATYVTKKELRKMFKKTGNVGIVDKAGRRWKLHTYAEMVTRTKMLQAHVEGTRLEAKERNVDLAIVSDHNAEDACRKFEGQIISMNGETEGFMTYEELRRSNLIFHPNCRHKITPVRDLDILPQDIRDKFEENRSEAERLLKKQKNK from the coding sequence TTGGCAAAGCCGAAATGGGATTTGGAACTTCCTGAATATGAAGAAGAAATTGATTTTTTGGTTCGTATTTACGGAAAGGCAATTGAAGATATTCTCAATCGAATTCTTGAATTGTCAACGTATGGAAAGGATAAAGAAATTTCGCAAGCGCAAATGCGAAAGGTCTTGGCATATGTTGCGTCACGACTTCGCACCGTTGACAAAGAATCTGAAGAATGGGCGAAAGAGAAAATCGAAACGGCGTTCAAATTAGGGCAAGCCGAAACAATTGTTGCGCTTGGAGAAGCCGCAAGTTTTGACGAAGCGATTGGAATGGTTGCCGCTTCCGAAACGATTGTTGACGCCCGTCGCCAATTGGTCACGGACACATATAAAGACTTGCTTCAGGCGAACAACAAAATGAAAGAAGAAACGATCAAAATGGTTCGCAATGTCGTTCGTGAACAACAAGCGAAATCGGCGGCAATGAATCAGGGACGAAGGTCGGCGACTTACGTGACGAAAAAAGAACTTCGGAAAATGTTCAAAAAGACAGGTAACGTCGGAATCGTTGACAAGGCGGGCAGACGTTGGAAGCTTCACACTTACGCCGAAATGGTTACACGAACGAAAATGCTGCAAGCACACGTTGAAGGAACACGTCTTGAAGCGAAAGAAAGGAACGTTGACTTGGCGATTGTTTCCGACCATAACGCTGAAGACGCTTGTCGAAAATTCGAAGGACAAATTATTTCTATGAATGGAGAAACGGAAGGCTTTATGACTTACGAAGAATTGCGTCGGTCGAACCTTATCTTTCACCCGAATTGTCGTCACAAAATCACGCCTGTTCGTGACTTGGATATTTTACCGCAAGACATTCGTGACAAGTTCGAAGAAAATCGAAGCGAAGCGGAACGACTATTGAAGAAACAGAAAAATAAATAA
- a CDS encoding major capsid protein: protein MALSLAQAAKLSTDTLQAGVIETFARTSPVLEMLPQMEVAGNSYQYNQEDSLGEVEFRKVNEGYTEGGGSVVQKSDTLSIVGGDVDVDKFIARTLGNVNNQRAVQTNLKVKGLAKEFTNKFFHGDASANTGEFDGLKKRIANNGNEVQAGGKALELIMLHELLDGVEGGADALFMSKAMRRELQILLQESPHYIQNGTDEFGRPVDYFGDVQIRTVEDGILPFANGTNSNEGSIYAVRFGAQEAISGLTNGGVMVEDLGEIDSKPVYRTRIEFYCGLADFHPKAAARLGGVIRKQDTTA from the coding sequence ATGGCTTTATCACTAGCACAAGCAGCGAAGCTATCAACCGATACTTTGCAAGCGGGCGTAATTGAAACATTCGCACGAACTTCACCTGTCCTTGAAATGCTTCCGCAAATGGAGGTTGCAGGGAACTCTTATCAATACAACCAAGAAGATTCACTTGGCGAAGTTGAATTCCGTAAGGTGAATGAAGGTTACACCGAAGGCGGCGGAAGTGTTGTTCAAAAGTCTGACACGCTTTCTATCGTTGGGGGCGACGTTGACGTTGACAAATTTATTGCACGAACACTTGGAAACGTAAATAACCAACGTGCGGTTCAAACGAACTTGAAGGTAAAAGGACTTGCGAAAGAGTTTACGAACAAGTTCTTCCACGGTGACGCTTCCGCAAATACGGGCGAATTCGACGGCTTGAAAAAGCGTATCGCCAATAACGGAAACGAAGTTCAGGCAGGCGGTAAAGCATTAGAATTGATTATGCTTCACGAACTACTTGACGGCGTTGAAGGCGGTGCTGACGCCTTGTTTATGTCGAAAGCAATGCGTCGTGAACTTCAGATTCTATTGCAAGAATCGCCGCACTATATTCAAAACGGAACTGACGAATTCGGTCGTCCCGTCGATTATTTCGGTGATGTTCAAATTCGAACAGTTGAAGACGGTATTCTTCCGTTTGCTAACGGGACGAATTCAAACGAAGGTTCTATTTATGCAGTACGTTTCGGAGCGCAAGAAGCGATTTCAGGTCTAACGAATGGCGGCGTAATGGTCGAAGACTTAGGCGAAATTGATTCCAAACCTGTATATCGTACTCGTATTGAATTCTATTGCGGTCTTGCTGACTTTCACCCGAAAGCGGCGGCACGTCTTGGCGGTGTAATCCGTAAGCAAGACACAACCGCATAA
- a CDS encoding minor capsid protein yields the protein MEVAEVISYMETVESIDYYANQFPERANDCAVVRVEGGEPPNHYIIGLTSPNIQIIVRHRQASEAERIAKKIWKHFHGREHFEIGSSYVYGTFAEQSEPIYLDHDDNGRSIYSINIACKVRQ from the coding sequence ATGGAAGTTGCCGAAGTTATTTCGTATATGGAAACGGTTGAATCTATCGACTATTATGCGAATCAATTTCCCGAACGTGCGAATGATTGCGCCGTTGTTCGTGTAGAAGGTGGCGAACCGCCGAACCATTATATTATCGGACTGACTTCGCCAAACATTCAAATTATTGTACGGCATAGGCAAGCAAGCGAAGCCGAACGAATTGCCAAAAAAATTTGGAAACATTTTCACGGTCGGGAACATTTCGAAATCGGTTCGTCTTATGTTTACGGAACATTTGCGGAACAAAGTGAACCTATTTATCTTGACCACGACGACAACGGTCGTTCAATTTATTCTATCAATATTGCTTGTAAAGTACGGCAATAG
- a CDS encoding phage tail tape measure protein: MAKAGEIVAALKLKVDEFKQGMDEAKSELNDFSKTTQRVGQAAGATFAALGVAAAGVGAAGAKMALEQEKALDKMQAATGATKEEMKEFQQIADNLFANAKGNYQDIYSTLTSIKQVLGQTGEEAEKTATQALTLQKAFGWEVTESIRAADSVMKAWGATSTESMDMFTKLAQQAGDKSGDLLETFNEYSPVLADAGISMDTFASALNAGMAAGSKDFDKIADSLKEFNVKLHDGTAQSNELTKELFGSQKAADQFFKGVANGSITGDEALQKVGSRLSKIDNKTKQNRLGVAYFGTMWEDLGSDAVLAMSQAENGLKNVKGATARAGKTLQDNLLTKITKIKNEFMLWAKQMGKRMLPQLNSFANWVMKNMPAIKATLTAVFGTIGKVVGTTASIFGSILSFIWKNRTAFAVLAGVLTAVVIPAMLGFIAHAAIVKAKALGALIVSTARMIAFNYALGLSYLAAYAPMLLIVAGIGLIVGAFILFSKYGDVIIAKLKKMGFNMESLRSIITKVRTKIMQMWKAFQQTKVYAVISKIIGSLVNKFVDLYKAIKKAIMTGDFTPLLNAVKQLIPQIIAFLIGGIPRLIMMGLTLFSSLGDGAQKAIPKLLTKVVQIITRLIQQFVLYLPKIIQLGIRLLMTLINGILKALPFILGAVTKVINKLVAMITLLLPKIIQMGIKILMTLIDGIVRILPQLITAAIKLITTIIQTLIKLLPKIIQAGIKILMALIDGIIQILPQLIQAAITLILAIADALIRNLPTIIRAGIDILLALIDGIIQILPQLISAAIKLIFAIVDALIRNLPAILSAGVEIIWALIDGILSIIGQVGSAAWDIAKEILNTISDINLLDVGKDLIRGLWNGISDMAGWISGKLSGFAGNVLGGIKDFFGINSPSRVFRDEIGVNLIKGLQIGIERVAKLPKKSMANVAESVLGSVDSLKKAFIGMNGMQISAPQIGGLSSGRVDFSDLPDGGNGNGNGGTNYNAPLVNVERMETNDERDVRNVSKELYNLQRNQDRSQGGR; the protein is encoded by the coding sequence ATGGCGAAAGCGGGGGAAATCGTTGCAGCGTTAAAACTTAAAGTTGACGAATTCAAACAGGGAATGGACGAAGCAAAATCCGAATTGAATGATTTTTCGAAAACGACGCAAAGGGTCGGCCAAGCAGCAGGCGCAACATTTGCAGCGTTAGGAGTAGCGGCGGCAGGTGTTGGCGCAGCAGGCGCAAAAATGGCACTTGAACAAGAAAAGGCGTTAGATAAAATGCAAGCTGCAACAGGCGCAACGAAAGAAGAAATGAAAGAGTTCCAACAAATCGCAGACAATTTGTTTGCAAATGCAAAAGGGAACTATCAAGATATTTACTCAACGTTGACAAGTATTAAACAGGTTCTTGGACAGACGGGCGAAGAAGCCGAAAAAACCGCTACGCAAGCACTTACGTTACAAAAGGCGTTCGGTTGGGAAGTAACCGAATCTATTCGGGCGGCGGATTCCGTTATGAAGGCGTGGGGTGCAACGTCAACCGAATCTATGGATATGTTTACGAAGTTAGCGCAACAAGCGGGGGATAAATCAGGCGATTTACTAGAAACATTTAACGAATATTCGCCCGTACTAGCTGACGCAGGTATTTCTATGGATACGTTCGCAAGCGCATTGAACGCAGGTATGGCAGCAGGGTCGAAAGACTTCGATAAAATTGCCGATAGTTTGAAAGAGTTTAATGTTAAATTGCACGACGGAACGGCGCAATCAAACGAATTGACAAAAGAATTGTTCGGGTCGCAAAAAGCGGCAGACCAATTTTTCAAAGGTGTCGCAAACGGTTCAATCACAGGTGACGAAGCGTTACAAAAGGTTGGGTCACGTTTGTCAAAGATTGATAACAAGACGAAGCAAAACCGTTTGGGTGTCGCCTATTTTGGTACTATGTGGGAAGATTTGGGAAGTGACGCCGTACTTGCTATGTCGCAAGCGGAAAACGGTTTGAAAAACGTCAAAGGCGCAACCGCAAGGGCGGGAAAAACGCTGCAAGACAACTTACTCACGAAGATTACGAAAATCAAAAATGAGTTCATGTTATGGGCGAAACAAATGGGAAAACGAATGCTTCCGCAATTAAATTCATTTGCGAATTGGGTCATGAAGAATATGCCCGCAATCAAAGCGACGTTGACGGCGGTATTCGGGACGATTGGAAAAGTCGTCGGAACGACCGCAAGTATTTTCGGGTCAATCCTTTCGTTCATTTGGAAAAACCGAACGGCGTTTGCGGTACTTGCAGGCGTACTGACGGCGGTTGTTATTCCTGCAATGCTTGGCTTTATCGCACATGCGGCGATTGTAAAGGCGAAAGCGTTGGGCGCACTTATCGTTAGTACGGCACGAATGATTGCATTTAACTATGCGTTAGGGCTTTCTTATCTTGCTGCATATGCGCCTATGCTCTTAATTGTCGCAGGGATTGGGCTTATTGTCGGTGCATTTATTCTATTTTCGAAATACGGTGACGTTATCATTGCGAAGCTGAAGAAAATGGGCTTCAACATGGAAAGCCTTCGTTCGATTATTACGAAGGTACGGACGAAAATCATGCAAATGTGGAAGGCTTTCCAACAAACGAAAGTCTATGCAGTCATTTCGAAAATTATCGGAAGTTTGGTCAATAAATTTGTTGACCTATATAAAGCAATCAAGAAAGCGATTATGACGGGTGACTTTACACCGTTATTAAATGCAGTCAAACAATTGATTCCGCAAATTATCGCATTTCTGATTGGCGGTATTCCACGATTGATTATGATGGGACTTACTTTATTTTCAAGTCTTGGCGACGGGGCGCAAAAAGCAATTCCGAAGCTATTGACGAAGGTTGTCCAAATCATTACACGGTTGATTCAACAATTTGTGTTGTATTTGCCGAAAATCATTCAGTTAGGTATCCGTCTTCTTATGACCTTAATTAACGGAATTCTAAAGGCGTTACCGTTTATTTTAGGTGCGGTGACAAAGGTTATCAATAAACTTGTTGCCATGATTACGTTACTATTGCCGAAAATCATTCAAATGGGTATTAAAATTCTTATGACGTTGATTGATGGAATTGTTCGGATTTTACCGCAATTGATTACGGCAGCTATTAAATTAATTACAACGATTATTCAAACGTTGATTAAGTTGCTTCCGAAAATCATTCAGGCAGGAATCAAAATTTTAATGGCGTTGATTGACGGTATTATTCAAATTTTACCGCAATTGATTCAGGCGGCGATTACGTTGATTTTAGCGATTGCCGACGCACTCATTCGGAATTTGCCGACTATCATTCGGGCAGGTATCGACATTTTACTTGCATTGATTGACGGCATTATTCAAATTCTTCCGCAATTAATTTCGGCAGCTATTAAGCTGATTTTCGCCATTGTGGACGCTCTTATTCGAAATCTTCCTGCAATCCTTTCCGCAGGTGTCGAAATCATTTGGGCGTTGATTGACGGAATTCTTTCGATTATCGGTCAAGTTGGTTCCGCAGCATGGGACATTGCAAAAGAAATTCTCAATACGATTTCTGATATTAATTTATTAGACGTCGGAAAGGACTTGATTCGTGGTCTATGGAACGGAATTAGTGATATGGCAGGTTGGATTTCTGGAAAACTTTCAGGTTTTGCGGGTAACGTACTCGGCGGAATCAAAGATTTCTTCGGGATTAATTCACCTTCCCGTGTGTTCCGTGATGAAATTGGCGTAAACTTGATTAAAGGTTTACAAATCGGTATCGAAAGGGTTGCGAAACTTCCGAAAAAATCAATGGCGAATGTTGCTGAAAGCGTACTTGGAAGCGTTGATTCCTTGAAGAAAGCATTTATCGGCATGAACGGAATGCAGATTTCCGCACCGCAAATTGGCGGATTGTCTTCAGGAAGGGTTGATTTTAGCGACTTACCTGACGGTGGAAATGGTAACGGAAACGGCGGAACGAACTATAATGCGCCGCTTGTCAACGTTGAACGGATGGAAACGAATGATGAACGGGACGTTCGCAATGTATCGAAAGAATTATACAACTTGCAGCGTAATCAAGACCGTTCACAAGGGGGGCGATAA
- a CDS encoding distal tail protein Dit has protein sequence MNGFTFDGVHSDSLNVVVNKKNIPMTPPISNRFQEIKGFDGAWDYGMSYDPREIEVECTIFGDGTSSMKNNARRFASVLNPRKGTKMIIFDDEPDKCYFGRVSNQIPLEQVGQMGTFTIQFTCAQMPHTYGVDLRVGTYSTVFPVTHNGMYVAKPTLTITHNGGDGAVSLTRNDGNTLTLTFSSDSPASVYEIDCIEKTMVETGSAAYQYVSGDWFEMDEGENTYEASGNVAEVTFEFRDTWL, from the coding sequence ATGAACGGATTCACGTTCGACGGCGTTCATTCCGATAGTTTGAACGTCGTTGTCAACAAAAAGAATATTCCAATGACGCCGCCTATTTCGAACAGGTTTCAAGAAATTAAAGGTTTCGACGGGGCATGGGATTACGGAATGTCCTATGACCCCCGTGAAATCGAAGTCGAATGTACGATTTTCGGCGACGGAACTTCGTCAATGAAAAATAATGCACGAAGGTTTGCAAGCGTTTTGAATCCACGGAAAGGAACGAAAATGATTATATTCGACGACGAACCTGACAAATGTTATTTCGGGCGGGTTTCGAATCAAATTCCGCTTGAACAGGTCGGGCAAATGGGAACATTCACGATTCAATTCACATGCGCCCAAATGCCACACACTTACGGCGTTGACCTTCGTGTTGGGACGTATTCAACCGTATTCCCCGTTACTCATAACGGAATGTATGTTGCAAAACCAACGTTGACCATTACGCATAATGGCGGTGACGGTGCGGTTTCATTGACACGAAACGACGGAAACACGTTGACCCTTACGTTTTCAAGTGATTCGCCTGCAAGTGTTTACGAAATTGATTGTATTGAAAAGACTATGGTCGAAACAGGTTCGGCAGCTTATCAATATGTTTCGGGCGATTGGTTCGAAATGGACGAAGGCGAAAACACTTATGAAGCAAGCGGAAACGTTGCGGAAGTAACATTCGAATTTCGTGATACGTGGCTATAA